The sequence below is a genomic window from Triticum urartu cultivar G1812 unplaced genomic scaffold, Tu2.1 TuUngrouped_contig_5486, whole genome shotgun sequence.
CTTTGTTATTTTCCAAATGCTAATATAATCTAAGATAAAAAGAGCATCTTATATAGTATAATACAAAAGCATGTGAGGTCCCCCAAATAATCAGACTGCTTGAGAGGGCTGGAGACTTGACTTTATTTTCAACGGTCGTTTGAGGCGTCTAATTGGTTGAAGCCTTGACTTAGAATAAGTATGGATACTTTGCATCTTTCCATCCTACTCCCTCtattcggaattacttgtcgtagaaacggatgtatctagatgtatttagttctagatacatccattttcgagacaagtaattccgaacggagggagtatctacGAATGAGTAGTATATTTAATATTCTCTCTATCCCATAAGAGCGTTTTTTACattagtgtagtgtcaaaaacgtcTTTATATTATAGGACGGAGGAAGTACTATATTAGCAAGATGCCATACGGGTGCTAGAGGCTTTTTTCATCACGGTGGACACCATGGCAGTTCTGTGTGAAATAAAAAAAAAATCTGCTTAACTATGATATATTAACATCGAAACATTTTCGCCTTACCTTGCTTTCATGTGTGGTGTCTTTCACTGGTTGGACCATATTATCGCCTGTTGCATCAACTTTAATAGAAGTCATGGTGGTGTGCGTTCGCAGATGCATAGGCGATAAATTACATCAATTTTTTTTTGAGATTTTTTCTTAGAAACTTCTACGGATCAAACCGTAATACCAACATGAAATGTTTATCAAAACCTGCCACATGGAGTATATGTTGGCGTGTTCTTTCAAAACGTCTATGTACCTCTTCGCACCACAAGATAACACACTGAATAATGTATTTTTAGATAAAAAAATAGGAATGCTTAACAAATCGCAGTCGCCACGTAATCAATCTTGtgaacaaaaaacacaaacaggtatttcctccgttccaaattactcgagCACACCTAGTCGCACCCACTAATCAGCGACGGCCCGTTGGATTACACGTCGCACTCTCACACTAGCCTGGATTAAAAACCGGGCGGCTTTTCACAAGTGAGCCGAAGCAAGCAAGCAGTACAACGCGGTTACGCGGACTCCCACATCCCACAAATAATAAAAAGGACAAAGAGTACAACGCGGACTGACGTCTCGGAATCCCGAGGCCCcactccctccctcccacccacTCAAATCAATAATCTAATAAACCCAGGGACAAGCCGGTAATAAACCGGCATTTACACCGAAGTCCCCGCTGAAAATATAAATTACTCGGCCCGACGGCGGGGTCTTCGACTGGCGCACGACTTTATCCCCCCTCCTCCCTTtcctctccccttcctcccttCGTCCCCTCCGCCTCCCCCCAACCCCTACCCAACCAATTTGCTGACGCCCACACTGACGAGCGACGCTCCGGCGGAAGAATCATGGCCTGCGCCCAGCCCGTACGCGGACTCCCACATCCCACAAATAATAAAAAGGACAAAGAGTACAACGCGGACTGACGTCTCGGAATCCCGAGGCCCcactccctccctcccacccacTCAAATCAATAATCTAATAAACCCAGGGACAAGCCGGTAATAAACCGGCATTTACACCGAAGTCCCCGCTGAAAATATAAATTACTCGGCCCGACGGCGGGGTCTTCGACTGGCGCACGACTTTATCCCCCCTCCTCCCTTtcctctccccttcctcccttCGTCCCCTCCGCCTCCCCCCAACCCCTACCCAACCAATTTGCTGACGCCCACACTGACGAGCGACGCTCCGGCGGAAGAATCATGGCCTGAGCCGAGCCCGGGATCCTCGACGCGGAATGGTTTGCGcgcctcttcttcctcttttgTTTGAGCCTTCTGGATCAGTTCGGTACTCCAGCGCGATTCGATTCGTTCCCCTCGCTTGTAGTCCCCGCGCCCCCGCGGTCGCAGATCCTGGGCCCTTGCGTGCCTAGGGTTGTTTCTGATGCGGATCTCTGGCTGTTGGTTGAGTAGTGGGTTGGATTACTGTGTCGGTAGGCGACTAGGAGTGGCTTCGCTGCTCTGAAATCGAATCTGAGGGCAGGAGGACCCTGGGTTTCACCGAAACCGGCCACCCTTTTCTTAATTTTTTGGTGTGAATGATGCTCGGCTCGGTTTCGTGGTAGGCATGCCTGCTATGCTTGTACTAGATGCTGGTGTATGGTAGAAGAAAGCTTCTGAGTGTTGTCCTGCTTTTCTTGGTTGTTAAGCATGGCTTGCACTAGTCCAAACGAACTGGTTTGCCTTTCCTTGTTAGCAGATCTCTTACTTTCTGTGTTGGTGCAAATCCAGTGGATATGCTCGTGTAGAAAGTTTCCAGGAAGTATCATGTGTTCCTTTCTTGATTGTCAAGTGTGGCTTATACTACTAGGAAATGGTTTACTTCTCCGTTCGTAGATCTGTTACTTCTCGTGTTGGTGCTAATTTAGTCGAGATGCTCATGGGGAAACTTTGTTTCAGGGTGCTGTAAAGGATAGCTTCGCTGTGCTGCTCAAGGAAGGCATCTTCTTGTCTGTGTAGTTATTAGTTGTTTGGGTGCTATAAAAGTGCTTCGGCCTGTGGATCAGGACTGCAAGATACTACAGTAGGGGTAAGGGAGAAGAAAGCATTTGGAGAGTCACAAGATGGAAGAAGGTCAGGAAAGCAGGTACTGGTGCCACAGCTGCGCTGAGGTGATTGTTCCTGTGGAGCCGGAGAAGAAGTGCCCGGACTGTGATGGCGGGTTTGTGGAAGAGATGGGGTCTGAGGGCTTTGAGCCGTCCACAAACGTGAGGTCTGAGCGGAACCTCTCGCTCTGGGCCCCGCTGCTGCTTGGGATGATGGGTGGTTCATCGCGGCGGTCGAGGCCCCAGAGGGATATGATGGATTCTTCTTCTGATGAGGACTCACGCCAAGCAAGGATCAGAAGTGCGCTGAGGGATACTGATGAtgaggatgaagatgatgatgatgattctGACCGTGAGCTTGAAGACATGATTAGGAGGCGAAGGAGGAGGGGCTCGTCGCTTGTCAGGCTGCTCCAGACCCTCCGTGATGACTTAAGGGGCTTGGATGGCATTGGCAGGGACAGGGACAGGGACAGGGACAGGGACAGCGAGAGAGACCGGGAGAGGGAAAGGGAACGAAGGGACAGGGAGagaagggagagggagagggctagaagagagagggagagagcaAGGGAGAGAGACCGAGGGGGAGAAAGGACAGAGAGCTTAATACTGATCAACTCCAACAATGAGGCCATTATTCTCCAAGGAACATTTGGACCTAGTGACAACCAAGAGAACTCAAGCAACACAAGTACTGGCGTTTCACTTGGAGACTACTTTCTTGGTCCTGGCCTGGATATGCTCTTGCAGCGTTTGGCAGACAGTGACCTGAATCGTTCTGGGACCCCGCCTGCCAAAAAGGAATCTGTGGCAGCATTGCCAACTGTGAACATCCAGGAAGTATTGGGCTGTACAGTCTGTCTTGAGGAGTTTGAAATGGGGACGGAGGCGAAGGAGATGCCTTGCCAACACAAGTTTCACTCCAATTGCATCCTTCCATGGCTGGAGCTCCACAGTTCTTGCCCAATTTGTCGATTTCAGTTGCCTACCGAGGAGTCAAAGAACCCATGTGAATCAGGCAGTGGTGGTGGGACAGTGAGTGCTGATGGAGATCATGCTGAGTCAAGTAATAGTGATATAGAAGGTGCTAACCATGATGGAGGCAGTCTGCTTGATGAAAGTTCAATAAATGATAGAGATGTGACGTCTGCGTTGAACGCGATCTTCGGAGATGGATCCTCATCATCCTCATCTGATGAAAATGGTCCA
It includes:
- the LOC125529286 gene encoding E3 ubiquitin-protein ligase SIRP1-like, whose amino-acid sequence is MEEGQESRYWCHSCAEVIVPVEPEKKCPDCDGGFVEEMGSEGFEPSTNVRSERNLSLWAPLLLGMMGGSSRRSRPQRDMMDSSSDEDSRQARIRSALRDTDDEDEDDDDDSDRELEDMIRRRRRRGSSLVRLLQTLRDDLRGLDGIGRDRDRDRDRDSERDRERERERRDRERRERERARRERERARERDRGGERTESLILINSNNEAIILQGTFGPSDNQENSSNTSTGVSLGDYFLGPGLDMLLQRLADSDLNRSGTPPAKKESVAALPTVNIQEVLGCTVCLEEFEMGTEAKEMPCQHKFHSNCILPWLELHSSCPICRFQLPTEESKNPCESGSGGGTVSADGDHAESSNSDIEGANHDGGSLLDESSINDRDVTSALNAIFGDGSSSSSSDENGPRASES